The Phycisphaeraceae bacterium genome segment GCATCTGGTTCTTCCGCGACCCGCCGCGGCGACTTCCCACCGATCCTCGCGCCATCATCTCCCCCGCCGACGGGGTCATCTGCGCCGTCGGCCCCGCCTCACCCCCGCCCGAACTCGGCGTCCCCGCCCACATCGCCACGCGCATGACGCGCATCAGCGTCTTCATGAACGTCTTCAACGTCCACGTCAACCGCGCCCCGATCGCCGGCACCGTCAGGAAGATCTCCTACCGCCCCGGCAAGTTCTTCAACGCCTCCCTCGACAAGGCCAGCGAGTTCAACGAGCGCTGCGCCCTCTGGATCGAGCCACGCTCCTCGTTCCTCTCCGCACGCCCGGACGCGGCGGGGAACGGCGGGAGGTCCGGCGAGGCTGGCCATGGGGGGGGAAGGGGGGAGGGGGGGGTGGCGTGTGTGCAGATTGCGGGGCTCATCGCCCGCCGGATCGTCTGCCGTGTGAAGGAGGGCGAATCACTCGCCGCCGGCCAACGATTCGGCCTCATCCGCTTCGGTTCCCGCGTGGATGTCTACCTTCCCGAGGGGATCCTGCCGATGGTCAAGAAGGGCGACCCCTCGGTCGCCGGTGAGACGATCTTCGCCGTCCTGCCCCTGCCCCCCTTTACCGACGCCCCCGCCGCGGACGCCCCCAAGGAGGCCGCTCGATGAAAACCGACGTCTTCATCGGCTACCCCTCCCGCAAGCGCGATATCCCCGTCCGCCGCCTCATCCCCAACCTCCTCACCGTCATCGCCCTCTGCTCCGGCCTCGCGGCGATCCACTTCGCCCTCAAGTCCGATTGGGACCGCGCCCTCTCCGCCGTCGCCGTCGCCGCGATCTTCGACGCCCTCGACGGCCGCGCCGCCCGCCTGCTCCGGGCCACCAGCCCCTTCGGCGCGGTCCTCGACTCGCTCTCCGACTTCCTCGCCTTCGGCGTCGCCCCCGCGCTGCTCCTCCACCAGTGGATGCTCGCCCGCACCGACGCGATCGGCCTCGCCGCCGTCATGACCTTCGCCCTCTGCGCCGCCCTCCGGCTCGCCCGCTTTACCGCCGCCGTCCAGCGGCCGCGGGTCGATCCCGATGAGCACGCCCCAGCGTGGACCAACAAGTTCTTCGTCGGCATGCCCACCCCCGCCGCGGCGGGCTGCGTCCTGCTCCCGATGCTGGTCGAGCAGTCCCGCCTGCTGAAGAACACCCGCTGGCCCGAGTGGTCCGTCGTGGTCTTCACCTTCGTGGTCGCCGGGCTGATGATCAGCCGTCTCCCCATGTTCTCGTTCAAGAAGGCCCGCATCGAGCGCCGCTTCGTCGTCCCCCTCATGGTCGTCATCGGCCTGCTCGTCGTCCTCGCCTCCCGCGATCCGTGGCTCACCGCCACGCTCATCTGCGGCGGCTACCTCCTCACCCTTCCCCTGAGCGTCTGGCGCTACCGCGAGCACCGCCGCGCCGACCACGCCGCCGCCTCCGCCCTCGCGACCACATCCGGCGACACCTCCCAGCACAGCGCCCCCCGCGGCCTCGAGCTGCGCCGCGCCGAATGACCAACGCCCATGACCGTGGCGATGCCCCATCACGCCGAGGCCCCCGCGCTCCCAACGGCCGTCGCCGACTTCTTCTCCCGTCGCGGCTGGACCCCGTTCGATTTCCAGCGCGAGTGCTGGAGCGCCTACCTCGACGGCGCCAGCGGCCTTGTCCACGCTCCTACCGGAGTCGGCAAGACCCTCTCGGTCTGCCTCGGCCCCATGATCGAGGCGCTCCACACCGAGGCACTCCGCGAGCCGCACAGGGCCGCGCCCGCGAACCCCAGCGCCCGGCGCCGCGCCCTTGCCCGTCAGGCCGCCGAACCCTTCCGCCTCCTCTGGCTCACGCCGATGCGAGCCCTCGCGGGCGACACGACGGCCTCGCTGCTCGAACCCTGCCGCGAACTCGGCCTCAACTGGACCATCGAGCAGCGTACCGGCGACACGCCCGCCACCCTCAAGAAGAAGCAGCGAGAGCGGCTCCCCACCGCCCTCGTCACCACCCCCGAAAGCCTCAGCCTGCTCCTCTCGTTCCCCGAGACGCGCGAGGCCATGCGCTCCCTCCGCTGCGTCGTTGTCGATGAGTGGCACGAACTGATCGGCACCAAGCGCGGCGTCCAGACCGAACTCGCCCTCGCCCGCCTCCGCGCCTGGTCCGCCGACCATCCGTACCCGCTCCGCACCTGGGGCCTCTCCGCGACCCTGGGCAACACCGAGCAGGCCGCCCGCGTCCTCCTCGGCCCCGCCGCGGTCGCCCCCAGGATCGTCCGCGGAATCGTGCCCAAGGCGGTTCAGGTCGACACCATCCGGCCCGCCAACATCGACCGCTTCCCCTGGTCCGGCCACATGGGCCTCAAGTCCCTCGATCAGGTCCTCGACGCCATCGAACGAACCTTCGCCGACGGCGGCGGTTCGACGCTGCTGTTCACCAACACCCGCGCCCAGGCCGAGATCTGGTTCGGCGCCATCTTCCGCGCCCGCCCCGACTGGCTCGGCACCGTCGCCATCCACCACGGCTCGCTGGACAAGAAACTCCGCTCGAAGGTCGAGGACCTCCTCAAGACCGGCGGGGCCGCCCGCGCCGGTCCCGGCCTCCGCTGCGTTGTCTGCACCTCCAGCCTCGATCTCGGGGTTGACTTCTCCCCCGTCGCCCAGGTCATCCAGGTCGGCAGCCCCAAGGGCATCGCCCGCCTCATCCAGCGCGCCGGCCGAAGCGGCCACCGACCCGGCGTCGCGAGCCGAATCCTCGGCGTCCCGACTAACGCGATGGAACTCGTCGAGTTCTCCGCCGCGAGAGAGGCCGTCGCCGCCGCGCGCGTCGAGTCCCGTATCCCGGTGGCGAGGGCTATGGACGTGCTCGTGCAGCACCTGGTCACCATCGCCGCGGGCGGGGGTTTCCTCGAGGCCGACCTCGCACGCGAGGTCCGCGACACGGCCGCTTTCGCCGACCTCTCCGACGGGCAGTGGACCTGGGCCATGGACTTTGTCCGCGGCGGGGGTGCCGCCCTCCACGCCTACCCCGAGTACGCCCGCATCGCCCCCGAGCGCGGCCTCGGCCCCCGGCTTGCCGTCGCCGGCGACCGCATCGCCCGCCGGCACCGCCTCAACATCGGCACCATCGTCGGCGAGCAGTCCATGCTCGTGAAGTTCCGCTCCGGTCGCACGCTGGGAACCATCGAGGAGTCGTTCATCACGCGTCTCCAGGTCGGCGACCGCTTCGTCTTCGCGGGGCGCGTCCTCGAACTGCTGCGCGTGCGCGAGATGACCGCCTACGCCACACCGGCCCGATCCCGCGGCGGCGCCGTCCCCCGCTGGAACGGCGGCCGCATGCCACTCTCCACCCAGCTCGCCGAGGGCGTCCGCCGCCGGCTCGACGAGGCCCGGCGCGGCGAATACACCGACGACGACATGCTCGCCGTCCGCCCCGTGCTCGAACTCCAGTCCCGCTGGAGCGTCATCCCCGGCCCCGACGACGTGCTCATCGAGGACATCACCACCCGCGATGGCCGCCACTGGTTCATCTTCCCCTTCGAGGGCCGCCTCGTGCACGAGGGCCTCGGCGCCCTCCTCTCGTACCGCCTCACCCGGCTCCGGCCCCGATCCGTCTCCGCCGTCTGCACCGACTACGGCATCGAGCTGCTCTCCCCCGATGGCGAGGATCTCGGCGAGGCCCAGTGGCGCGACATCCTCACCACCGACGGCATGCTCGACGACCTCCTCGCCTGCCTCAACTCGACCGAGCTCGCACGCCGCCAGTTCCGCGAGATCGCCCGTATCGCCGGCCTGGTCAACCAGGGAATGCCCGGAAGCCCAAGGCCCTCCCGCCAACTCCAGGCCTCCAGCGAGATGTTCTTCGAGGTCCTCAGCGAGTTCGACCCGGCGAACCTCCTCCTCGACCAGGCCCGGCGCGAGGTGCTGGAGAGCCAGCTCGAGATCCGCCGCCTCTGCGAGACGCTCGAACGCATCGCGCGCCAGCGGCTCGTCATCGTCCACCCGCGCGACCTGACGCCCTTCTCCTTCCCGCTCTGGGCCGAGAGCCTCCGGGCCACGCACGTCACCAGCGAGAGCTGGACCGCCCGCATCGCCAAGATGGCTCTCCGCCTCGAAGAGCAGGCCGCCGCAACCCGCGGCGACGCCCGACCAATGATCGGGCCCAAGAGCCCGCGAAAGCGCCCCGCGCGCCCGAAGGGAGGGAGACGTGCTGTTCCAAGCCGCCGGTGAGACCCTCGAAGCGCTCCCCTCCCGGGCGCTCTGGTGGGCACGCGAGCACACGCTCATCGTCGCCGACCTGCACCTGGGAAAGCCCGCCTCGTTCCGCGCCGCGGGAGTGCCGGTCCCCGAAGCGGCGACCGCATCCGACCTCGACCGCCTCGCGATCGCCGTCGAGTCAGCCGCCGCCCGCCGCGTCATCATCCTGGGCGACATGCTCCACGCCCGCGACGGCCGCACCGCCGCCACGCTCTCGGCGCTCGCGGCCTGGCGCTCCCGTCTCGTCGGCGTCAAAGTCACCCTCGTCCGCGGCAACCACGACCAGCGGGCCGGCGATCCGCCCGCCGATCTCGCCATCACCTGCGTCGACGAGGGTGTGCGAGAGGGACCCTTCGAACTCCGCCACCATCCCGCATCCGGCCACGCCTTCGTCCTCTGCGGCCACGTCCACCCCGTCGTGACGCTCCACGGCGGTTCCGGCCGCGCTTCGATGCGGGTCCGTTGCTTCCACCTCACCCCCGCCATGCTCACCCTCCCCGCCTTCGGCGCGTTCACCGGCGGGAAGGTCATCACCCCCCGTCCCGGCGAGCGGACCCTCCTGATCGGCCCCGACTGCGTCACCGAGGCCCCGTACCCCCTCGCCGCCTCGCTCGCATGATCGCCGCCGCGCTACCGCGGCTTCACCGGGTCGCCCGCGGCCGTCACCTCCACCGGCTCGGGCAACCCCGAACCCTTGATCTGCTCCATGATGAGTTCCTTGTCGCCGACGAGCACGAGCACCCCCTTCTCCAGCGGGATCGCGCCGGGCGAGATCGCCGAGAGTTCGCCCGCCGACACCGAGGCCAGCCCCGCCATGTCCGCGGCGATCGTGTCGAACTCCAGCCCCGCCGAGCGCCGCTCCGCGGCCTGCGCGATGATCCCGCGAAGCCCGGCGAACGCGTTGATCGTGTTGGTTCGGACCGTCTGCCGGGCCTTCTCGACCTCGTCCTCCGGGATCGGTTCAGCGGCCATCGCCGCGGAGCCGCGGAGGCGCGCGAACTCCTTCAGGAACTCGGCGAGCGCCGGGCCTGTGGTATCGGCCTTGACCGACGACGTCGCGACGAAGTACCCCTGTGTTGGGCCCATGGTGTACCCGGCGCGGGCGCCGTAGGTGTAGCCGTGTTCCTCGCGGAGATTCTGGTTCAGCCGGCTGGTGAACGACCCGCCCAGCAGCGTCGACAGCACCTCGTAGGGCACACGCTCAGGGTCGCCCATCTTCGGCCCCGGCATGATGAACCGGATCACCGTCTGCACCGCGCCGGGGCGATCGACGAGCACCACCCGCGGAGCATCCGCCATGGGGATCGGCGATGTGGCGGGCCGGGAGGGCGGTGTTCCCGTCGGCCGGAAGGATTCGAAGAGGGGGCCAAGCGTCGCGCGGACGTCGGACTCCGAGATGTTGCCGGCGATGAGGATCGCGGCGAGGTCCGGGGTGTACATCTCGCGGTACGCCGACTTCACATCGGCGAGCGTGAGCGGTTCCACGCTGGCCGGGGTTCCCTCGGAGGACCAGCCGTACCGGTTGGCATCGCCAAAGAGCGTGCGCAGGCCGACGCGAGAGGCGACCACCGTGGGCTCGTCGTCCTCTTGCCGGAGGCCCTCGAGCTGCAGCCCCTTGACGCGGTCGAAGTCCTTGGCGTTCATCCGCGGCCGCAGGATCGCGTCGGCAACGAGCCGGGCCGCCTGCGGGAAGTTGCGGCGCAGCACGGTGATCGAAACCGCGGCGTCGTCGCGGTCGGCGCCCGAGGCGAAGCTGGCGCCGAGGGACTGGATGGCCTTGCTGAACGCGACCGAATCGAGGTCGCCCGCCCCCTCGCCGAGCATGGACGCGGTGAGCGAGGCCAGCCCGGCGCGATCGACCGGCAGGCGCACCGGGGCCCCCGCGAAGAGCACATCCATCGCGACCAGCGGCAGGTCGTCGCGCTGCCAGAGCATGACCGGGACGCCGCTGGCCAGCGTGAACCGAGCCGGCGACGGCGGGGCAAACGGCTTCGCGGCGAGGTCCGCCGGGCGAGTGTCGCGTGCGGAGGGCGGCTGCTCGGATTCCTCCGGGAGCACCCAGATGATGGCCCGGGCGCTGGGCGTGAGCGTGCGGGCCGCCCAGTCCTTGACCGTCGCCGGAGTCGCATCGCGGAAGCGCTGCAGATCGCGGGCGAACGAGTCGGGCTCGCCGAGGTAGTACTGGTACGCGTTGAGCTGGTCCGCCTTGGCCTGCACCGATTGCAGCCTGGCGAGCATCGCCATCTCGGTGGTGGCCTGTCGCTCCGTGAGCTCCTCGGGCGTGGGGCCGCCGGCGCACAGCCGGGCGATCTCCTCGTCGACCGCGCTCTCGACCGCTCCCAGATCGGCGCCGGGCTTGGCGTAGACCTCCACGAAGAACTGCGACCCGAGCACGTTGGAGTCGACAAACGCGCTGACGTCCACGCAGGTGGCGTCGTCGATCACCAGCCGCTTGTACAGGCGCGAGGCCTTGCCCTCGGCGAGGATCTCCGCCGCGAGGTCCATCTCCGCGGAGCCGGGGGCGTACGCGGCGGGCGCGTGCCACGCCATCAGGATCTTGGGCTGCTGGCACTTGTCGAGCATGGTGGTGCGGGCCACGCCGGCGAGCGTGGCGGGGGGCGCGGTGCGCTGCGGCGGCTCCTGCCCGGCGGGGATGGTCGCGAACAGGTCGTGGATCAGCGGCTTGATCGCCGCGGAGTCAAAGTCGCCCGCGACGACCAGCGACGCGTTGCGCGGCACGTAGTAGGTGGCAAAGAAGTCCTGGACGTCGGCGACGGTGGCGGCCTCGAGGTCCTCGTGCGTGCCGTAGACGGCGTTGTGGTACGGGTGGCCCTGCGGGTACAGCAGCCGGTAGATGAACTCGCCGGCCTTGCCGTAGGGGGTGTTCTCCACCTGCTGGCGGATCTCGTTGCGGACCACGTCCCGCTGCTTGTCGAGCTTGGCCTGGTCCATGGTCTTGCCGAGGTCCTCGAGCCGGTCGGCGTCGAGCCACAGCAGCGTCGGGAGGAGCGACGAGGGGCCGGAGGAGTAGTAGTTGGTGCGGTCGAGCGAGGTGGAGGCGTTGTTGGAGCCGCCGCCGCTCTCCATGACGATGTCGAAGTCGCTGCCCGGCACGCGGCGGGTGCCCATGAACATCAGGTGCTCGTAGAGGTGGGCGAAGCCGGAGCGGCCGGGGGGCTCTTCCTTGGCGCCGACGCGGTACCAGAGGTTCACGCTGGCGACCGGGAGGGAGTGGTCCTCGTGGAGGATCACCGTCAGGCCGTTGGGGAGGGTGTACTTCTCGTACTTGATGTGCTGCGCGGGCGCCAGGGCGGCGGTGAGCAGGAGGAGGCAGGCGGCAATGAGGTATCGCATGGCCTGATCGTACAGGCTCAGCGCCCGGCGCGCGGGCGGTTGATATGTGAGTTGATGCCCCATCCCCAGCCCCCCTGTTCCCCTGAAAGCCACCCATCGGATTTGAACCGACGACCTATGCTTTACGAAAGCATCGCTCTACCAGCTGAGCTAGGGTGGCGAAAGGCCCATGAGTATCGGCCCGTGGGTTGCGGAAGTCCACCCCCTCTGGCTGCGTCAGCAGCCGTTCTGGACGGCTGAGAGCCATTGCTGCACGAAGACTGCGATATCGGTTGGGCCGTGGGTGCGGTCGCCGTCGGCGTCGGCGTACAGCGAGCCGTCGGTGAGGCCGGTGGTCCAGGCGTTGATGAAGTCGGCCAGGTCGACGGGGTCGATCTCGCCATTGCCGTTGTAGTCGCCGGGGCAGACGGTGGTGGGGTTCCAGACGGCGATGCCTCCTTCGGGGCGGGGGGTGCCGGTGTAGACGAGCCCGCCGATGGGTGAGAGCGTGCCGGTGGGGCCCAGACGCAGTGAGTAGATGCCCTGGACGCCGTCGAGGGCCGAGGTGTCGTCGGTGACGAAGACCAGGTCGCGGAGCGAGGCGACCTCACCGATGGCGCCCTGGAGGTTCTGGACGAGGAACGAGTTGCCGGTGGAGGTGAGCACGCCGGTGGAACTGGCCTCGAACGAGCGGAGCGTGGCGTCGGTGCCGTGGCCGACGAGGACGAAGCGGTCGTCGCCGTTGCTCGCGAGGTAGGCGGGGGAGTTGCCGGGGCTGGTGAAGGGGGAGCCGGGGATCGCGACCGGTGGCTGGCCGTCGGTATCGAGGCCGAAGCCGAGGATGGCGTGGCGGTCGCCGCTGATGCCGCCGCCGGCGTACATGAACTCGCCGGTGCCGGTGGTGATGATGTTCAGCGGGTAGTGCGCGAGCGGGGTGGCGCCGGCGTCGGTGAGCATGCCGTAGGTGGCGTCGTCGAAACTGATGAGCCACTGGCGGACTTCGAGGCTGGTCTGGGAGTTCTGGGTGTAGAGGTAGGGGCGGCTCGGGTGGTAGGCGAGGGCGGAGTTGAACGAGCCGGTGCTCTTGCGGTCGCGCTGGAGCAGCGACGGGGCGTCGGGGTTCCAGCGGTAGATGCCGACGGACGAGCCGCCGAGCTGGGTGGCGGTGATGGCGATGAGGTCGTCGGTGATCCAGACCATCGCGAGGGGGCTGTCGGGGACGAGGGCCTGGTGGTGGAGGGTGAGGGAGGCATCGGCGTTGACGCGGAAGAGGCGGACCTCCTCGAACTGCGTGGCGGAGGTGCCCGCCGCGGCGGCGAGCCAGCGGCCGGAGGGGGAGAGGGCGAGGGATTGGGTCCACGGTCCGGAGTCGGCGTTGCCGAGCAGCGTGAGCGTGCCGTCGGGGTTGACGCGGAGGGAGGCGACGGTGCCGCCGGCGCCGGTCTGGGAGTTGAAGTAGTAATGGCCGACGAAGACGGCGCGGAAGGTGGCCTGGGCGGAGGCGGTGGAGAGGGGGGCCGCGGCGAGCGCGGCGGCGGCGAGGAGGAGGGTGAGGGGACGGGGGGCGGGGAGTCCGGTGGTCATGGGACTGCTCCTGGTATGGCGTAACGAGGTCACGACGACGCCCCACGTAATCAGAGATGTTACCCGCCCGGTTCGGTGGCGCCGCGGAGGGTGCGGATGGCGACGGCGCGGCCGGCGACCGAGCGGACCTGGTCGAGTTGGCGGTGGCCGATGCGGCAGCGGATGACGGCGGCGCCGTTCTCGTAGTCGCGGCTGAGGACGGTGGCGAGGGTCTCGATGAGTTGGACGGCGCGGCCAGCTTCGAGCGGGAGTGTGATCTCGACCTCGGCGACGCCGCCCTGGGCCAGGGCGCGGACGCGGGCGCGGAGGGCTTCGAGGCCGGGGTCGGCGGCGTCGCGGGCGCAGATGGCGATCGAGCCGGGGACCTGGCGTTCCCAGACGAGGAGGTTGCGGTTGTCGTCGAGGCGGTCGACCTTGTTGAGGAGCAGGAGACGCTCGGGGGGCTTCCAGGCATCGAGCCGGGCGTCGGGATCGGAGCGGCGGGACCTGAGGTCGTCCTCGCGGGCGTCATCGAGGAGGTGGTCGAGGGTCTCGGTGACGGTCTGGTACTGCATTTCCGCCGCGGGATCGGAGGCGTCGAGGACGATGATGAGCAGGTCGGCGTGGGTGGCTTCCTCGAGGGTGGCGCGGAAGGAGGCGACGAGGTCGTGCGGGAGGTCGCGGACGAAGCCGACGGTGTCCGAGAGCATGACCTTGAGACCGCCGCCCGGCGCCTCGGCGTTGTCGGCGGCGGCGGGCGGGGTGAGGTCCCAGTTGCGGGTGCGGGTGACGAGGGTGGCGAAAAGGCGGTCGTCGGCGTAGGCGCCGCCGGTGGTGAGGGTGTTGAAGAGGGTGGACTTGCCGGCGTTGGTGTAGCCGACGATGCAGACGGTGAAGTTGTCGGCGCGGCGGTCGCGGACCATGCGGCGTTTGCGGGCGTGGATCTCGGCGAGTTCGCCTTCGAGGGCGAGGCGGCGTTTCTGGACGAGCCGGCGGTCGATCTCGAGCTGTTGTTCGCCGGGGCCGCGGGTTCCGATGCCGCCGATTCCGCCGTGGCCGACGATGCGTTCGAGGTGGTCCCACATGGCGCGGAGGCGGGGGTAGGTGTATTCGAGCTGGGCGAGTTCGACCTGGAGCTTGGCCTCGTGGGTGGTGGCGCGGGAGGCGAAGATGTCGAGGATGAGTTCGGAGCGGTCGATGACCTTCTTGCCGACGGTCTCCTCGATGTTGGCGATCTGGGATGGGGAGAGTTCGTGGTCGAAGATGACGGTGGAGGCGTTGAGGGACTCGCATAAGGCCTTGAGTTCGTCGACCTTGCCCGAGCCCATGAAGGTGGCGGAGACGGGCTTTTGGGCGCGCTGTTCGAGTTCGCCGACGACGATGGCGCCGGCCTGCTCGGCGAGGGAGCGGAGTTCGCCGAAAGGGTCGCGGAGGTCGTAGCGGGAGGTGGGGAGCCGGACGGCCGCGAGGACGGCGCGTTCGGATTGGACCTTGATGGTGGGGTCTTTGGGTTGCGGCACGGGTGGGGGTTGCGGGGCGGTGGCGTGGTGGGAGGCGGGGCTACACGTTATGCGCTGAGGTGTTGGAGGCGCGGGGTTCGCGGGTGCTAGGCTGCGATCCGGTTTGGGCGGGTGGGGCGTCGGGAGCGGTTGATGCGGTCGCGCAAGCCCGGGCTGGGGTTCATCCTGGTGACGATCGCCCTGGATGTGCTGGGGTTCGGGCTGCTGATTCCGGTCGGGCCCAAACTCGTGGAGTCGCTGCTGCACGGCGGGCTCGGGGGGACCGAGGCCGAGGCCGCGCCGAAGGTCGCGCTGCTGATGACCACGTGGTACACAATGTCGTTCCTGCTGGCGCCAACATTGGGGTGCCTGTCGGACCACTTCGGACGGCGGCGGGTGCTGCTGGTCTCGCTGCTGGGTTCGGGGATCGACTTCTTCGCGCAGGCGCTCTCGCCAACCCTCACGTGGCTGTTCATCACACGGGCGATCAACGGGCTGTCCGGGGCGAGCCTGACCGTCGCCAACGCGTACATCGCCGATGTCACCCCGCCGCAGAAGCGGGCCGCAGCCTACGGCATGGTCGGGGCCGCGTTCGGGCTGGGGTTCGTGATCGGGCCGCTGCTGGGCGGGGTGCTGGGAGGAGTGAACATCCGGTTGCCGTTCTTCGTGGCCGGGGGGCTGACGCTGTTGAACTGGCTGTACGGGTTGTGGGTGCTGCCCGAGTCGCTGCCGGAGGATCGGCGTCGGCGGTTCAGCCTCGCGCGGGCGAACCCCGTCGGCGCGCTGCACGCGGTCGGGCGGTACCCGTTGGTGACCGGGCTCGCGATTGCGATGTTCATGCTGAACATGGCGCAGTTCGCGCTGCATGCCACGTGGGTCCTGTACACCGGGCATCGCTACGGGTGGGAGTCGGAGAAGGTCGGGTTGTCGCTGTTCGCCGTCGGGATCGGGGCCGCTGTCGTGCAGGGCGGGCTGGCGCGGAAGATCATCCCGGCGCTGGGGGAGCGGCGGTCGCTGATGCTCGGGCTGGCGCTGGGGGTGCTGAGTTACATCGGATACGGGATGGCGACCGAGGGGTGGATGATCTTCGTGGTGATCGCCATCGGGTCGCTGGGTGGGATCAGCCA includes the following:
- a CDS encoding TCR/Tet family MFS transporter encodes the protein MRSRKPGLGFILVTIALDVLGFGLLIPVGPKLVESLLHGGLGGTEAEAAPKVALLMTTWYTMSFLLAPTLGCLSDHFGRRRVLLVSLLGSGIDFFAQALSPTLTWLFITRAINGLSGASLTVANAYIADVTPPQKRAAAYGMVGAAFGLGFVIGPLLGGVLGGVNIRLPFFVAGGLTLLNWLYGLWVLPESLPEDRRRRFSLARANPVGALHAVGRYPLVTGLAIAMFMLNMAQFALHATWVLYTGHRYGWESEKVGLSLFAVGIGAAVVQGGLARKIIPALGERRSLMLGLALGVLSYIGYGMATEGWMIFVVIAIGSLGGISQPAGQALITRAVRPDEQGEIQGALTSLQSIAGILGPPVGGTVLGYAIGGHAAFNMPGASFFVSAGLAGIGWIIAGWAVRRGGGEGAEEAVGAAAAE